A single window of Shewanella sp. Choline-02u-19 DNA harbors:
- a CDS encoding ArsR/SmtB family transcription factor, producing the protein MNMELIQQRADHAVVLLKAMANERRLFILCYLLNEGEMCVGEMNKKLGLSQSALSQHLAWLRKDNLVETRKEAQTVYYSLKSEEVAEIIKLLNNIYSDSLQTVA; encoded by the coding sequence ATGAATATGGAACTAATACAGCAACGAGCAGACCATGCCGTTGTGTTATTGAAGGCAATGGCGAATGAGCGCCGCCTATTTATCTTGTGCTATCTTCTTAACGAAGGGGAAATGTGCGTTGGCGAAATGAACAAGAAATTGGGATTAAGCCAATCTGCTCTTTCGCAGCACCTTGCGTGGTTACGTAAAGATAATTTGGTTGAAACGCGTAAAGAAGCTCAAACGGTATATTACTCGTTAAAGAGTGAAGAAGTTGCAGAGATCATTAAGCTACTTAATAATATTTATAGCGATAGCTTACAAACGGTAGCGTAA